A single Schistocerca piceifrons isolate TAMUIC-IGC-003096 chromosome 6, iqSchPice1.1, whole genome shotgun sequence DNA region contains:
- the LOC124802843 gene encoding mediator of RNA polymerase II transcription subunit 22, with the protein MAHARSLPQSKEALLKSYTTRLRDDVKSMLENFDEIIRLSKAESDTQLSKMTQSEQDTFEMHVRAANIVRAGESLMKLVSDIKQYLILNDFPSVNEAITQNSKLFRTKQAECDQKLMSLRDDMAADLYDLEEEYYSSIYK; encoded by the exons ATGGCACATGCAAGGTCCTTGCCACAAAGCAAGGAAGCGTTGCTAAAATCGTACACGACAAGGCTGAGGGATGATGTTAAGTCTATGCTGGAAAATTTTGATG AAATAATCAGATTGTCGAAGGCGGAGAGTGATACGCAGCTGTCGAAGATGACACAGAGCGAACAAGACACATTTGAAATGCATGTTCGAGCTGCTAATATT GTTCGCGCAGGTGAATCTTTGATGAAATTGGTGTCTGATATCAAACAGTATTTAATATTAAACGATTTTCCCTCGGTTAATGAGGCCATTACACAAAACTCGAAGCTATTCCGAACGAAGCAAGCAGAATGTGATCAGAAACTAATGAGTCTTAGAGATGACATGGCTGCGGATTTGTATGATCTGGAAGAGGAATATTACTCGTCAATTTATAAGTGA